From a single Raphanus sativus cultivar WK10039 chromosome 3, ASM80110v3, whole genome shotgun sequence genomic region:
- the LOC130509849 gene encoding uncharacterized protein LOC130509849: protein MVKAKKSAQQAESSKEEKHAEAEGSRRSLSDGKPESPPPRNDMPVSDVLPEVTEELDSFNTANEKAASEDSDERTPGLGEEPSAKVPEADLQPLIGSSNADIQDVPVTDKSTEEKDESALQMVVVEDEKEQSGADVESGKAGDDEPKDDEASQKEVRKKRVLQRLGLRSAKERKTGESSTPTQSHFLTPGDAAKSPYLAKEAEASPRLRSRKSGDKSAEPMPSLIKKRYDQFLKRKVLAERSVDLKEADQWGYLAVIKKGYMESTVSNLAVYVEQVVAEFYAGLPSTKAEADVDEVSVSVRGQTYKFSPALINNTIDWEPLSEDEVEEDATLDEVSVTELASFITGDTRTEWEGLTTADLTSCYGALMIIAAYNWIPSTHKTYVSLERARLIYKMAHGVRADLGKMMFRQILNLGVTQVNDARWLIFPRLIMALLQSQHAVPSYPSDKLQRPVPYKKDKRVGEIYEQRLAKGKAPSRSEPKRSSTRTTRQSSPAPSPAPRTAPPSSRTAPRRVSVYELGSVAIPQGPLNRVDLQVALQDTTRALQALAEIVQDLQSAVAGGEEED, encoded by the exons GTCACTTTCTGATGGCAAACCTGAATCGCCTCCACCGAGAAACGATATGCCTGTTTCTGATGTACTTCCTGAGGTGACTGAGGAGCTTGACTCGTTCAACACCGCGAATGAGAAAGCTGCTTCAGAAGACAGCGATGAAAGAACTCCGGGTCTTGGGGAAGAGCCATCTGCGAAAGTGCCTGAAGCAGATCTGCAACCGCTAATCGGATCCTCTAATGCTGACATTCAAGATGTTCCTGTCACTGATAAATCGACGGAAGAGAAGGATGAGTCTGCGTTACAGATGGTGGTCGTTGAAGATGAGAAGGAACAGAGTGGAGCTGATGTTGAATCCGGCAAGGCGGGTGATGATGAACCCAAAGATGATGAAGCTTCACAGAAGGAAGTGAGAAAGAAACGAGTGCTGCAGCGATTAGGGTTGCGTTCTGCAAAAGAGAGGAAGACAGGGGAGTCTAGTACACCAACTCAATCTCACTTTCTCACACCAGGAGATGCAGCCAAGTCTCCATATTTGGCTAAGGAAGCAGAAGCCTCACCCCGGTTGAGATCGAGAAAGTCTGGTGACAAAAGTGCTGAACCAATGCCTTCTCTCATCAAGAAAAGGTATGATCAGTTCCTTAAGCGTAAGGTACTTGCTGAGCGTTCGGTAGATTTGAAGGAGGCTGATCAGTGGGGGTACTTGGCGGTTATTAAAAAGGGGTATATGGAATCAACTGTCTCGAATCTTGCTGTGTATGTTGAGCAAGTTGTAGCTGAGTTCTATGCAGGTCTGCCGAGTACCAAAGCTGAAGCAGATGTTGATGAAGTAAGTGTCTCTGTGAGGGGACAAACGTACAAGTTCTCACCGGCGCTCATCAACAATACCATAGATTGGGAACCACTTTCTGAGGATGAAGTGGAGGAAGATGCAACTTTGGATGAAGTCTCAGTAACCGAGTTGGCTTCATTCATCACTGGAGATACGAGGACAGAATGGGAAGGTCTCACTACAGCGGATCTTACTTCATGCTACGGTGCTTTGATGATCATAGCTGCCTACAACTGGATTCCCTCTACTCACAAGACGTATGTCTCACTTGAGAGGGCAAGGCTGATCTACAAGATGGCTCATGGAGTTCGTGCTGATTTGGGtaagatgatgttcagacaGATTCTCAATCTTGGAGTGACTCAAGTCAATGATGCACGTTGGTTGATCTTCCCTCGCTTGATCATGGCACTTCTCCAAAGCCAGCATGCAGTTCCATCTTATCCTAGTGACAAGCTTCAACGTCCGGTTCCTTACAAGAAGGATAAACGCGTGGGTGAGATCTATGAGCAGAGACTAGCTAAAGGAAAGGCACCATCTAGAAGTGAACCAAAGAGAAGCTCTACCAGGACAACACGTCAGTCATCTCCTGCTCCGAGCCCTGCTCCACGAACTGCTCCACCAAGCTCCAGGACTGCACCACGACGCGTATCTGTCTATGAGCTTGGATCAGTTGCCATTCCTCAAGGACCACTTAACCGTGTTGATTTGCAAGTGGCCTTACAGGACACAACACGAGCTCTTCAGGCGCTAGCTGAGATAGTTCAGGATCTTCAGAGCGCTGTAGCAG ggggagaagaaga